One segment of Acidianus sp. HS-5 DNA contains the following:
- a CDS encoding enoyl-CoA hydratase-related protein, with product METLETKIENGIGWIILNRPDKLNAINLKMLEELEAEAKKFEENSEVKVIIFTGNGKAFSAGADISQFKELNSISAWNFAKKGRKVMDYIESITKPTIAMINGYALGGGLELALACDFRIAAAETSLGLPEINLGIYPGFGGTQRLVRTIGKARALELIMTGDKISASDAERIGLVNKVVPLSSLKEETIKFASRLMEKSPIALAILKTVVLYGNDSPLLDGLNMESLGWGVAFSTEDEKEGVNAFLEKRKAEFKGK from the coding sequence ATGGAAACTCTCGAAACCAAAATTGAAAACGGAATAGGTTGGATTATATTAAATAGACCGGATAAACTGAACGCTATAAATTTAAAAATGTTAGAAGAACTTGAAGCTGAAGCAAAAAAATTTGAAGAAAATAGCGAAGTTAAAGTAATAATTTTTACTGGAAATGGCAAAGCCTTTTCTGCAGGAGCAGACATATCTCAATTTAAAGAGTTAAATTCTATCTCAGCATGGAATTTTGCTAAAAAAGGTAGGAAAGTTATGGATTACATAGAGAGTATAACTAAGCCTACAATAGCAATGATTAACGGTTATGCATTAGGTGGAGGGCTAGAACTAGCTTTAGCTTGTGACTTCAGGATTGCTGCTGCCGAAACATCTCTAGGCTTACCAGAAATTAATTTAGGAATCTATCCAGGATTTGGAGGAACTCAGAGGTTGGTAAGAACTATAGGAAAAGCAAGAGCTTTGGAACTCATAATGACCGGAGATAAAATTTCAGCAAGCGATGCAGAAAGAATTGGGCTAGTAAACAAGGTAGTTCCGTTATCCTCTCTAAAGGAGGAAACAATAAAATTTGCATCAAGGTTGATGGAGAAATCTCCAATAGCTTTAGCAATTCTGAAGACTGTAGTATTATATGGTAATGATTCGCCACTACTAGACGGCTTAAATATGGAGAGTCTAGGTTGGGGAGTGGCGTTCTCTACTGAAGATGAAAAGGAAGGAGTTAACGCATTCCTTGAAAAGAGGAAGGCAGAATTTAAAGGAAAATAA